The sequence CCGCGCGGGAGACGAGCTCTTCCTGTGGGCATGAGGCCCCGGGGCCGGTGGGTATGGAGATCCGGGCGGCGGACGGCAGCGGAGCGCGATCCACGACGATGACAGACCCGGAGGCGAGTACGACCATGAAGGCTGCGCTGTTCGACCTGGACGGCACACTGATCGACAGTGAGCACCGGAGCCTGGCGATGTGGGCGATGCTGCTCGACCGGCACGGGGTCGGCCACGACGAGGTCGTGCTGCGCGGCTTCATGGGACGGCGCGGGCGCGACGTCCTGGCCGAGCGGGCCCATCTCTTTCCCGGCAGGCGGATCGACGACCTGATCAGCGAGGTCATGTCCTTCAACGAGCAGCCCGGCCTGCCCGCCGTCGTGCCGGTGCCCGGCGCCGCCGACCTGGTCCGCAGGGTCTCGGCGCACGGCTCGCCGATCGCCGTCGTCACCTCCGCCTCCCTGGACTGGGCGGAGGCGCGGCTCGCGGAGACCGGGATACGCGACCTGGTGCTCACCGTCGTGTCGGCCCAGGACGTGGTCGTGGGCAAGCCGGACCCGGAGGGGTTCCTGCTGGCCGCCCGGCGGCTCTCCGTCGATCCGGCGCACTGCGTCGCCTTCGAGGACTCGATCGCCGGGATTGCGGCGGCCAAGGCGGCGGGTATGAGGTGTGTGGGCATAGCGACGACCCATGCGGGCACGGAGCTCACCGCGGCGGATCTCGTGGTCGCCGATCTGACGGGGGTTCAATGGCCTCCGCCGACCGATCAGTGAGCCGGGCGGTCTAGACCGCCCGGCCGACTCTTGCAGGAGGAGCATGTGGCCGAGCGCCAAGTCACCGTCGAGTCCGAGGTCGGTCTGCACGCCCGTCCCGCGGCGACGTTCGTGCAGACCGCGGCGAAGGCTCCGCTGGACGTCACCGTCGCCAAGGGAGGCGGGCAACCGGTGAACGCCAAGAGCATCCTCGCGGTCCTGTCGCTCGACGTCCGGAAGGGCGACACGGTGGTGATCAAGGCCGAGGGCGAGGGCGCCGACGAGATCCTGGACCAGCTCGCCCTCATCGCCGCGGCACCATGACCGCGCTCACGGGGGTGGGCGTGAGTCCGGGCGTCGGCTTCGGGCCGGGTTACGTCCTCGCGTACGAGACACCGGTGCCGGCGCCCGACGCCCGGCACGGAGGGGACGCCGGGGCGGAGCGGGACAGGGCGGCGCGGGCGCTGGAGCGGGTCGCGGCCGACCTGGAGGAGCGGGGGGTCCGGGCCGGCGGAGAGGCTCAGGACATCCTGAGCGCCCAGGCGCTGATGGCCCGTGACCCCGGCCTCGCCGTCGGGGTGGCCGGCCTGATCGACGCGGGCAAGAGCGCGGCCCGCGCGGTCTACGAGGCGTTCGGCGGCTACCGCGAGATGCTCGTCGACGCCGGGGGATACCTGGGCGAGCGCGCCGCCGACCTGGACGACGTCAGGGACCGCGCCATCGCGGTGATCGAGGGTCTGCCGGTGCCCGGCCTGCCCTCCCGGGCGGCGCAGCCGTACGTGCTCATCGCCCGTGACCTGGCGCCCGCCGACACCGCGCTGCTCTCCCGGGACGTGGTGGCCGCCTTCGTCACCGAGCAGGGCGGGCCGACCAGCCACACCGCGATCCTCGCCCGCGCGATGGGGGTGCCGGCCGTCGTCGCCTGTCCGGGGGCCACCTCGATCGCGCCGGGCACGCCGGTGCTGGTGGACGGGGTCTCCGGTCTCGTACGGCCCGCGCCCTCGGAGGAGGAGGTGGCCACGGCGAGGAACGCCGCCTCCGCCAGGGACGCCGTGCTCGCCGCCACCACCGGGCCGGGGATGACCGCCGACGGCCACGCCGTGCCGCTGCTGGCCAACATCGGCGGGCCGCGTGATGTGGACGGCGCCCTGGAGCACGGGGCGGAGGGCGTCGGGCTCTACCGGACGGAGTTCCTCTTCCTGGACCGGACGACGGCGCCGTCGGGGGAGGAGCAGGAGGCCGCCTACCTGGAGGTGCTGGAGGCCTTCCCGGGCGGCCGGGTGGTCGTGCGGACGCTCGACGCGGGGGCGGACAAGCCGCTCGCCTTCCTGCCCCCGCAGGGCGAGGAGCCGAACCCGGCGCTGGGGCAGCGCGGGCTGCGGCTTCTCAGGGCGCATCCGGAGATCCTGAACACGCAGCTGGCCGCCCTGGCCAGAGCCGCCGCCCGCTCCTCGGCCAAGCTCCAGGTGATGGCCCCGATGGTGGCCACCGCTGAGGAGACCGCCTGGTACGTGGCGACCTGCAAGGAGGCGGGGCTGCCGTCCGCGGGCGTGATGATCGAGATCCCGGCGGCCGCCCTGCGCGCCGCCGACCTGGCCGAGGAGGCGGACTTCTTCTCGCTGGGCACCAACGACCTGACCCAGTACGCCTTCGCCGCCGACCGACAGGTGGGCGCGCTGACCGCGCTGCAGGACGCCTGGCAGCCCGCGCTGCTCGACCTGGTCGCCCTGGCCGTGGCCGGGGCCGCCGAGCACGGCAGGCCGTGCGGGGTGTGCGGGGAGGCCGCCGGCGACCCGGTCCTGGCCTGCGTGCTGGCCGGGCTCGGCGTCACCTCGCTGTCGATGGCCCCTCCGGCGCTGCCCGCCGTACGGGCCGCGCTGTCGCGGCACACCCGCGAGCAGTGCCGTCTCGCCGCGCAGGCGGCCCTGGCCGGGACCTCCCCGCAGGAGGCGCGTGCCGCGGCCCGCTCCCACCTGCCCGGACTGGCCGGACTGGCTCTGTGAGCCGGTGAAGTGGCCGGGTCCGGCGCCTCGGGTCGCCGGCCCGGATAGCGTGGGTCTCATGGTTCGGTGCATTCGTACGACTGGTCTGGCAGTGATCGCGACTATGGTGGCCGGATGTGCCGGCACGGGAGCGGGGGCGACCCCGCCCGCCCGGCAGGCCGCGGGGCAGGTCAACGGCACGGCCACGACCGCCCCCTCGCCGTCCGCGACGTCCGCGGCGTCCGCGACCCCGGGGGCCTCCA comes from Streptosporangium roseum DSM 43021 and encodes:
- a CDS encoding HAD family hydrolase: MKAALFDLDGTLIDSEHRSLAMWAMLLDRHGVGHDEVVLRGFMGRRGRDVLAERAHLFPGRRIDDLISEVMSFNEQPGLPAVVPVPGAADLVRRVSAHGSPIAVVTSASLDWAEARLAETGIRDLVLTVVSAQDVVVGKPDPEGFLLAARRLSVDPAHCVAFEDSIAGIAAAKAAGMRCVGIATTHAGTELTAADLVVADLTGVQWPPPTDQ
- a CDS encoding HPr family phosphocarrier protein; the protein is MAERQVTVESEVGLHARPAATFVQTAAKAPLDVTVAKGGGQPVNAKSILAVLSLDVRKGDTVVIKAEGEGADEILDQLALIAAAP
- the ptsP gene encoding phosphoenolpyruvate--protein phosphotransferase, producing the protein MTALTGVGVSPGVGFGPGYVLAYETPVPAPDARHGGDAGAERDRAARALERVAADLEERGVRAGGEAQDILSAQALMARDPGLAVGVAGLIDAGKSAARAVYEAFGGYREMLVDAGGYLGERAADLDDVRDRAIAVIEGLPVPGLPSRAAQPYVLIARDLAPADTALLSRDVVAAFVTEQGGPTSHTAILARAMGVPAVVACPGATSIAPGTPVLVDGVSGLVRPAPSEEEVATARNAASARDAVLAATTGPGMTADGHAVPLLANIGGPRDVDGALEHGAEGVGLYRTEFLFLDRTTAPSGEEQEAAYLEVLEAFPGGRVVVRTLDAGADKPLAFLPPQGEEPNPALGQRGLRLLRAHPEILNTQLAALARAAARSSAKLQVMAPMVATAEETAWYVATCKEAGLPSAGVMIEIPAAALRAADLAEEADFFSLGTNDLTQYAFAADRQVGALTALQDAWQPALLDLVALAVAGAAEHGRPCGVCGEAAGDPVLACVLAGLGVTSLSMAPPALPAVRAALSRHTREQCRLAAQAALAGTSPQEARAAARSHLPGLAGLAL